TGAGCAGCGGGACCGGAACACATCCAATCCAAAATGTGGCACCAAGGAGCAAAATCGCGCGTTTAAAAGACATCTCAGTTTCCGTTGGGTTGACGCCTGATTCTGGACTATAAGTGAACCAAATCCAAATCAAGGAGCCTGAAAAATGCTAGGTATTTATGAGAGAAAAAGACTTCCGTTAATCGCTGCTCCGATGTTCCTAGTCTCGGGCCTCGAGCTCGTGCGTGCGACCTGCAAAGAACAGGTGGTTGGGACCTTTCCCGCTCTGAATCAACGCACCACCGAGGGCTTTCAGGACTGGGTCCAAGAGCTCAATGAAACGCTTGGTCCCGAGGATTCGGCTTATGGCGTGAACTTGATCGTGCATCGCTCGAACCCACGTCTCGAAGCAGATTTGGAAGTTTGTGTGGCAAATAAGGTTCCGCTGATCATCACGTCGCTTGGTGCGGTGCAGGAGGTCGTGGATGCCGTGCATTCCTATGGTGGACTGGTTTTTCACGACGTGACCACGCGCAGACACGCCGAGAAAGCTGCCGAGGCGGGCGTTGACGGGCTTATCCTGGTCAGCGGTGGAGCAGGGGGCCACGCCGGTTTCCTAAATCCGTTCGGGTTCTTCAACGAAGTCCGCGAGTTCTTCGACAAGACCGTTTTATTGGCGGGCTCGATCTCAACCGGCCGAGATATCGCAGCTGCGAAAGTTCTCGGTGCTGATTTTGCCTATGTGGGTACGCGATTTGTGGCCACTAAGGAGAGCAGTGCGCAGCCTGAATACAAGCAGATGGTTTGTGACGCGCGCACCGCCGATATTGTGCATACGCCGGCAGTTTCTGGGGTTCCAGCCAATTTCATGCGGCAAAGCCTCGAGGCCAATGGCTTTGACATGAAAGAGCTCACGAAGCCTGGGCATGTCAATTTCGGCGAAAAGCTTTCGATGAGTGAGGAGGCCAAGGCGTGGAAGACGATTTGGTCGGCCGGACATGGTGCCGCGGCGATTCACGACATCCCGAGCGTCAAAGACTTGGTAGCAAGAATGAAAGACGAGTACACGCGGGCTCTGTCCGCGTGAGATGAACCTTGGGCGAGTTCTGCACCATTCATCTGAGGAGGCGAGAGCGCTCCTCTACAGATACAGAAGCCAGGAAGCCGAGTCCCGCTGTGGCTGCATGTAGTGCAACGGTCGCGATTCCAAGACCGATAGAATAGCTGGCGGCAGCTTCCGGAGTCTTCAACACATGCGCGTAGCCATGCAGAAGCACAAAACCCGTAACCAAAGCCGTGCTGATCATCATCGCGGTCCGGCGCGCCTCTACCAAACTCACGGCCTTAAAACTCGCACCGAACGCGATTAGGCCCGTGGCCAAGGTAGCCAGAAGGTGGTCCAAACCGGTGACTGGATGGGCTAGGCCGTCCAGAAATCCTGGAGCGTGATAGTGTCCAGCGTGAGCGAGAGCCGTGTTGGCAGCAAGGAGAATCGCAAATAGGGTCAGGGTTTTGAGCTTCATAACTTTCCTTATTAGGTTTCGCGCCTCTGTCTTCATTCGAGAAATTCGAAGCCCAGCCTTGTACAGCGAAGGCCTTCGGTTCGTA
This Microvenator marinus DNA region includes the following protein-coding sequences:
- a CDS encoding NAD(P)H-dependent flavin oxidoreductase encodes the protein MLGIYERKRLPLIAAPMFLVSGLELVRATCKEQVVGTFPALNQRTTEGFQDWVQELNETLGPEDSAYGVNLIVHRSNPRLEADLEVCVANKVPLIITSLGAVQEVVDAVHSYGGLVFHDVTTRRHAEKAAEAGVDGLILVSGGAGGHAGFLNPFGFFNEVREFFDKTVLLAGSISTGRDIAAAKVLGADFAYVGTRFVATKESSAQPEYKQMVCDARTADIVHTPAVSGVPANFMRQSLEANGFDMKELTKPGHVNFGEKLSMSEEAKAWKTIWSAGHGAAAIHDIPSVKDLVARMKDEYTRALSA
- a CDS encoding HupE/UreJ family protein; translated protein: MKLKTLTLFAILLAANTALAHAGHYHAPGFLDGLAHPVTGLDHLLATLATGLIAFGASFKAVSLVEARRTAMMISTALVTGFVLLHGYAHVLKTPEAAASYSIGLGIATVALHAATAGLGFLASVSVEERSRLLR